A genome region from Campylobacter sp. MIT 12-8780 includes the following:
- the pstB gene encoding phosphate ABC transporter ATP-binding protein PstB, with amino-acid sequence MLAQVINLNLFYGKKQALFDINMQINKNKITALIGASGCGKSTFLRCFNRMNDKIAKIEGLVELEGKDVRGLDVVELRKSVGMVFQQPNVFVKSIYENIAYAPRLHGLIKHKSDEEALVVDKLEKVGLFKEVKDKLKSNALALSGGQQQRLCIARALAINPKLLLLDEPTSALDPISSAVIEELLKELSHNLSMIMVTHNMQQGKRVADYTAFFHLGELVEFNESKEFFEFPKEEKTRAYLSGVFG; translated from the coding sequence ATGCTAGCACAAGTTATAAATTTAAATCTTTTTTACGGAAAAAAACAAGCGTTATTTGATATCAATATGCAAATCAATAAAAACAAAATCACCGCATTAATCGGTGCTTCAGGTTGTGGAAAATCAACCTTTTTGCGTTGTTTTAACCGCATGAATGACAAGATCGCAAAGATAGAAGGGCTTGTCGAGCTTGAGGGTAAAGATGTAAGAGGGCTTGATGTGGTTGAGCTAAGAAAAAGCGTAGGTATGGTGTTTCAACAGCCCAATGTCTTTGTGAAAAGCATTTATGAAAACATAGCTTATGCTCCAAGACTTCACGGCTTAATAAAGCACAAAAGTGATGAAGAAGCTCTAGTCGTTGATAAACTTGAAAAAGTAGGGCTTTTTAAAGAAGTAAAAGACAAGCTTAAAAGCAACGCCTTAGCTCTTTCAGGCGGACAGCAACAAAGACTTTGCATAGCTAGAGCTCTAGCGATAAATCCAAAACTTTTGCTTTTAGATGAACCAACTTCAGCCCTTGATCCTATCTCATCAGCTGTCATAGAAGAGCTTTTAAAAGAACTAAGTCATAATTTAAGTATGATAATGGTTACGCACAATATGCAGCAAGGCAAAAGAGTAGCTGATTATACAGCGTTTTTTCACTTAGGCGAACTTGTTGAATTCAATGAAAGTAAAGAATTCTTTGAATTTCCAAAAGAGGAAAAAACGAGAGCTTATTTAAGCGGAGTGTTTGGATAA
- a CDS encoding methyl-accepting chemotaxis protein, translating into MKSFNNLNIGTKLISSVLVLVALGIFIMLFTISSRVTATTDEDVQKILTASVNRYANFAEGIFQELTTLLESSSQNIRSGLISQTMSVDEVEFSIISAVDASNYIEFAYLHLLNPSAEFKDQDSAFISKNNKFMMFYRDENPTSRGGVKVVDTDDVVLTGRSVPKVLADKVPVLGNPRMMELDGKKFYGVNIVYPIFGAKNDEIIGVIGFIVDLKSLADNISDPRFQMYEGDLRFIINEEGVIAAHTNTSAIGQNIKDFNPNTKSAQKILDLIHGNDNIAFVDDYLTGENIESMLSIKGFNIRNIGTWYMVTTAPKSAVLANVRSLQIDIALIGIAVLVVIGVILYILVRKIIASRIGVVLNTLLNFFRYINHENVKVHTVKIHAQDELGQMGMAINENITKTQRTLEQDKLAVQQSVQTVQVIEGGDLTARITANPGNPQLIELKNVLNRLLDVLQHRVGSNMNTIHEIFEQYKNLDFRNKIPNASGNVEITTNTLGDEIVKMLKTSSDFANSLSEESGKLQEAVNALTQSSNSQAHSLEETAAALEQITSSMQNVSTKTSDVITQSEEIKNVTGIIGDIADQINLLALNAAIEAARAGEHGRGFAVVADEVRKLAERTQKSLSEIEANTNLLVQSINDMAESIKEQTAGITQINESVAHIESVTQDNVKIANDSSVISDTVNSIAKDILSDVQKKKF; encoded by the coding sequence ATGAAGTCTTTCAACAATCTAAATATAGGAACAAAGCTCATATCTTCGGTGCTTGTTCTTGTCGCTTTGGGTATTTTTATTATGCTTTTTACCATTTCTTCTAGGGTAACAGCAACTACAGATGAAGATGTGCAAAAAATACTCACTGCTTCAGTAAATCGCTACGCAAATTTTGCTGAAGGTATCTTTCAAGAGCTTACAACCTTACTTGAGTCTTCAAGTCAAAACATCAGATCAGGACTTATTTCACAAACGATGAGTGTAGATGAGGTTGAATTTAGCATTATTTCAGCTGTTGATGCAAGCAATTATATCGAATTTGCGTATTTGCATTTACTTAATCCAAGTGCTGAATTTAAAGATCAAGACTCAGCTTTCATCAGCAAAAATAATAAATTTATGATGTTTTATCGTGATGAAAACCCAACTTCAAGAGGTGGGGTAAAGGTTGTTGATACTGATGATGTTGTGCTTACAGGACGATCTGTTCCAAAAGTTTTAGCAGATAAAGTTCCAGTTTTAGGTAATCCTAGAATGATGGAGTTGGATGGAAAGAAATTCTATGGAGTAAATATAGTCTATCCTATCTTTGGAGCAAAAAATGATGAAATTATAGGTGTGATCGGTTTCATTGTCGATCTTAAATCTTTAGCAGATAATATTTCAGATCCAAGATTTCAAATGTATGAAGGCGATTTGCGTTTTATCATCAATGAAGAAGGCGTCATAGCAGCACATACAAATACAAGTGCTATAGGACAAAATATCAAAGATTTTAACCCAAATACTAAAAGTGCTCAAAAAATACTTGATCTTATCCATGGCAATGATAATATTGCTTTTGTGGACGATTATCTTACAGGAGAAAATATTGAATCTATGCTTTCAATCAAAGGTTTTAACATACGAAATATCGGCACTTGGTATATGGTAACAACAGCTCCTAAAAGTGCGGTGCTAGCAAATGTAAGAAGCTTGCAAATTGATATTGCTTTGATTGGTATTGCTGTTTTGGTGGTTATTGGGGTTATTCTTTATATCCTTGTGCGTAAAATTATCGCTTCAAGAATAGGCGTAGTGCTTAATACTTTGCTGAATTTCTTCCGCTACATCAACCACGAAAATGTTAAAGTTCATACTGTTAAAATTCACGCTCAAGATGAGCTTGGGCAAATGGGAATGGCAATCAATGAAAATATAACCAAAACTCAAAGAACTCTTGAGCAAGACAAACTTGCCGTCCAACAATCAGTGCAAACCGTGCAAGTGATAGAAGGTGGCGATTTAACAGCAAGAATCACAGCAAATCCGGGTAATCCTCAGCTCATAGAGCTTAAAAATGTATTAAATCGCTTACTTGATGTCTTACAACACAGAGTAGGTTCAAATATGAATACCATTCATGAGATTTTTGAGCAGTATAAAAATCTAGACTTTAGAAATAAAATCCCTAATGCAAGTGGTAATGTAGAAATCACCACAAACACTCTAGGCGATGAAATCGTAAAAATGCTTAAAACCTCATCTGACTTTGCTAACTCTTTAAGTGAAGAAAGTGGCAAACTCCAAGAAGCTGTAAATGCTCTCACTCAAAGTTCAAACTCACAAGCTCATTCTTTAGAAGAAACAGCAGCAGCTTTAGAACAAATCACTTCTTCTATGCAAAATGTCTCGACAAAAACAAGTGATGTCATCACTCAAAGTGAAGAGATTAAAAATGTCACAGGTATCATAGGAGATATAGCTGATCAAATCAATCTTTTAGCCTTAAATGCAGCTATAGAAGCAGCAAGGGCTGGAGAACACGGAAGAGGTTTTGCTGTTGTGGCTGATGAAGTAAGAAAGTTAGCTGAGCGAACACAAAAGTCTTTAAGTGAGATAGAAGCAAATACTAACTTACTTGTGCAATCCATCAATGATATGGCTGAATCTATCAAAGAACAAACTGCAGGTATTACTCAAATCAATGAAAGTGTAGCTCATATAGAAAGTGTAACTCAAGATAATGTGAAGATTGCTAATGATAGTTCTGTGATTTCTGATACGGTTAATAGTATCGCCAAAGATATACTTAGCGATGTGCAAAAGAAGAAATTCTAA
- the cmoA gene encoding carboxy-S-adenosyl-L-methionine synthase CmoA encodes MKDELFRKISTKQFEFDESVASVFDDMIQRSVPFYKQNVRLITQLIAHLAPKKARICDLGCSTASLLFELFSLQKDFVLCGVDEAEAMLSIARKKAKAFKAEISFLQGNLNELEFKQHDIFIANYTLQFIRPLQRQALVDKIYHSLNPKGFFILSEKIVYEDAVLAKQMIDIYAEYKQEQGYSHFEIAKKREALENVLVPYSEKENITMLENSGFKKIESFFKWGNFESFIAFKD; translated from the coding sequence GTGAAAGACGAACTTTTTCGTAAAATAAGCACCAAGCAATTTGAATTTGATGAGAGCGTGGCTAGCGTTTTTGATGATATGATACAACGATCCGTGCCTTTTTACAAACAAAATGTAAGGCTCATCACACAGCTCATCGCTCATCTTGCGCCTAAAAAAGCTCGAATTTGTGATTTGGGTTGCTCAACAGCTTCTTTACTTTTTGAACTCTTTTCCTTGCAAAAAGACTTTGTTTTATGCGGAGTAGATGAGGCTGAAGCTATGCTTTCAATCGCTCGCAAAAAGGCTAAAGCTTTTAAGGCTGAAATTTCGTTTTTACAAGGCAATCTTAACGAGCTTGAGTTTAAGCAACACGATATTTTTATCGCAAATTACACCTTGCAATTTATACGCCCTTTGCAAAGGCAAGCTTTGGTTGATAAAATTTATCACAGCTTAAATCCTAAGGGCTTTTTTATCTTAAGTGAAAAGATTGTGTATGAAGATGCTGTTTTAGCTAAGCAAATGATAGATATTTACGCTGAATACAAGCAAGAACAAGGCTATTCGCATTTTGAGATCGCCAAAAAAAGAGAAGCTTTAGAAAATGTGCTTGTGCCTTATAGTGAAAAAGAAAATATCACTATGCTTGAAAATTCAGGATTTAAAAAAATAGAAAGCTTTTTTAAATGGGGAAATTTTGAAAGCTTTATCGCTTTTAAGGATTAA
- a CDS encoding esterase-like activity of phytase family protein: MLKKIALSLSLSLSLLVAKEYEASLAGHIVIKADEKIKAPKDAPEFLHTAGKFFNGTREEKLHSFEAQYLPQDRIKNFKLPFKDQAVQGHSGFKYLGNDEIYIITDNGLGTKANSADNMLFINKYKLDFKNSSFQRLQTIFFKDTNKKSPYKITLEGTKERYLTGADFDPESFQIIKGEFWVGEEFGPFLLHFDKNGVLKEVFETYAQGAKLLSPDHPSLELSSKPQSKQASFNVRRSKGFEAMASSKDGSFLYPMLEGALFINEEYENEKGKQFTRILEFDVAKKKFTNKSYKYFFEENDHAIGDFNMIDEQYALVIERDNSSGVKDKLCKTKDTSKCFESAAKFKRIYKIKLDEKSGIAQKIAYIDLMKIKDTHKLSKKPLVDGNFVFPFFTIEDVDIVDTNHIIVANDNNFPFSDAREPNKSDDNEIILLEVKDFLEAR, translated from the coding sequence ATGCTTAAAAAAATTGCTTTGAGCTTAAGTTTGAGCCTCAGTTTGCTTGTAGCTAAGGAGTATGAAGCAAGTCTGGCTGGACATATAGTCATTAAGGCTGATGAAAAAATCAAGGCTCCAAAAGATGCACCTGAGTTTTTGCATACTGCTGGGAAATTTTTTAATGGGACAAGAGAAGAAAAGCTTCATAGCTTTGAAGCCCAGTATCTGCCTCAAGATAGGATAAAAAATTTCAAGCTTCCTTTTAAGGATCAAGCTGTGCAAGGTCATAGTGGATTCAAATATCTTGGCAATGATGAAATTTATATAATCACTGATAATGGGCTTGGAACTAAGGCAAATTCAGCTGATAATATGCTTTTTATTAACAAATATAAGCTTGATTTTAAAAATAGCTCTTTTCAACGTTTGCAAACTATATTTTTTAAAGATACAAACAAAAAATCCCCTTATAAAATCACACTTGAAGGCACAAAAGAGCGGTATTTAACTGGGGCTGATTTTGATCCTGAAAGCTTTCAAATCATTAAGGGTGAATTTTGGGTAGGCGAAGAATTTGGACCATTTTTGCTTCATTTTGATAAAAATGGAGTTTTAAAAGAAGTCTTTGAAACTTACGCGCAAGGTGCTAAGCTTCTTTCTCCTGATCACCCTAGCTTAGAGCTTAGCTCAAAACCTCAATCAAAGCAAGCTTCTTTTAATGTAAGACGTTCAAAAGGCTTTGAAGCAATGGCTAGCTCAAAAGATGGAAGTTTTCTTTATCCTATGCTTGAGGGTGCACTTTTTATAAACGAAGAATATGAAAACGAAAAGGGTAAGCAATTTACAAGGATACTTGAATTTGATGTGGCAAAAAAGAAATTTACAAATAAGAGCTATAAATACTTTTTTGAAGAAAATGACCATGCTATAGGCGATTTTAACATGATAGATGAACAATACGCCCTTGTCATAGAAAGAGATAATAGCTCTGGAGTGAAAGACAAGCTTTGCAAAACAAAGGATACAAGCAAGTGTTTTGAAAGTGCAGCTAAATTTAAAAGGATATATAAAATCAAGCTTGATGAAAAAAGTGGCATAGCTCAAAAAATAGCTTATATTGATCTCATGAAGATTAAAGATACTCATAAGCTTTCTAAAAAGCCCTTAGTTGATGGAAATTTTGTTTTTCCATTTTTTACTATAGAAGATGTGGATATTGTAGATACTAACCATATCATCGTGGCTAATGACAATAATTTTCCATTTTCTGATGCAAGAGAGCCAAACAAAAGCGATGATAATGAAATCATTTTGCTTGAGGTGAAAGATTTTTTAGAAGCAAGATAA
- a CDS encoding bifunctional 3,4-dihydroxy-2-butanone 4-phosphate synthase/GTP cyclohydrolase II → MAFVSVEQAIEDLKAGKMLVMVDAEDRENEGDLIFAAEFSTQEKVNFMIKEARGVVCVALSEQIAKHFDLPLMVPKNTSNHETAFTITVDAKSASTGVSAYERNLTIKLFADEKAKADDFVRPGHINPLIAKKGGVLERTGHTEGTVDLCHLAGLKEACVICEIVKENGDMARRADLEEFCKIHKLNMIAVSDLIEYRLKHESLIELVSESQSEIAGFKAKKLSFKDHNNLTHIAFVFGTPRRSENVKFHTSGSDFELLTSSEFSDFLKQIEFLSQNGGVLVFMQMQKNTGSQFKNYGIGAQILRFFGIEEIKLLSKNCDKDFIALKGFGLNLQTCSV, encoded by the coding sequence ATGGCTTTTGTAAGCGTAGAGCAAGCGATTGAGGATTTAAAAGCTGGAAAAATGCTTGTTATGGTAGATGCAGAAGATAGAGAAAATGAAGGAGATTTGATCTTTGCTGCTGAGTTTAGCACTCAAGAAAAGGTAAATTTTATGATAAAAGAGGCGAGGGGAGTGGTGTGCGTGGCATTAAGCGAGCAAATTGCTAAGCATTTTGACTTACCTTTAATGGTGCCAAAAAATACTTCAAATCACGAAACAGCCTTTACTATAACCGTTGATGCTAAGTCTGCAAGCACTGGTGTGAGCGCGTATGAACGGAATTTAACCATCAAACTTTTTGCTGATGAAAAGGCTAAGGCTGATGATTTTGTGCGTCCAGGACATATTAATCCACTCATTGCTAAAAAAGGTGGCGTGCTTGAACGCACCGGACATACTGAAGGCACGGTTGATTTGTGTCATTTGGCTGGACTTAAAGAAGCTTGTGTTATTTGTGAGATCGTTAAAGAAAACGGCGATATGGCAAGAAGAGCGGATTTAGAAGAGTTTTGCAAAATTCATAAACTCAATATGATAGCAGTGAGTGATTTGATCGAATATCGCTTAAAGCACGAAAGCTTAATCGAGCTTGTAAGCGAAAGCCAAAGCGAAATAGCAGGCTTTAAGGCAAAAAAACTCAGCTTTAAAGATCATAATAATCTCACGCATATTGCTTTTGTATTTGGCACACCAAGAAGGAGTGAAAATGTGAAATTTCACACAAGTGGAAGTGATTTTGAGCTTCTCACTTCAAGTGAATTTAGTGATTTTTTAAAGCAAATCGAGTTTTTAAGTCAAAATGGCGGTGTGCTTGTTTTTATGCAAATGCAAAAAAATACAGGCTCGCAGTTTAAAAACTACGGCATAGGAGCTCAAATTTTGCGTTTTTTTGGTATAGAAGAAATCAAGCTTTTAAGTAAAAATTGCGATAAGGATTTTATCGCTTTAAAAGGCTTTGGTTTAAATTTACAAACTTGCTCAGTGTGA
- a CDS encoding M23 family metallopeptidase, producing MKKIIFILAFFTSLSFADQNLSISKGQAVILEFSKKGLEEIKASKDEKQEPKKQRFFVHPTEDNKVILIFSSAYKKPIKKAMVTAFYSNKEKFRYDILGDEGFYPQEILKVAQSKISPPKEALKRIKAELNEANAVYASFTDEALFDGEFILPLNSSITSKFGSARVFNNTLASYHSGTDFRASVGTPIKAVNDGIVRIAKDRYYAGGSIVIDHGYQIFSQYYHLSELKVKVGQKVKKGQIIALSGDSGRVTGAHLHFGIFAGGTQVDPIDFINKFNALFTQQHSH from the coding sequence ATGAAAAAAATTATATTTATACTAGCATTTTTTACTTCTTTAAGTTTTGCTGATCAAAATTTAAGCATAAGTAAAGGACAAGCCGTTATTTTAGAATTTAGCAAAAAGGGCTTAGAAGAGATAAAAGCCAGCAAAGATGAGAAACAAGAGCCTAAAAAACAACGTTTTTTTGTTCATCCTACCGAGGATAACAAAGTCATCTTGATCTTTTCATCAGCTTATAAAAAGCCTATAAAAAAAGCTATGGTAACGGCATTTTATAGCAATAAAGAAAAATTTCGCTATGATATTTTAGGTGATGAGGGCTTTTATCCTCAAGAAATTCTTAAAGTCGCACAAAGTAAGATCAGCCCTCCTAAAGAAGCTTTAAAACGTATTAAAGCCGAGTTAAATGAAGCAAATGCAGTATATGCCAGCTTTACTGATGAAGCTTTGTTTGATGGCGAGTTTATCTTGCCTTTAAACTCAAGCATTACCAGTAAATTTGGCTCAGCAAGAGTGTTTAACAATACCCTTGCAAGCTATCATTCAGGAACTGACTTTAGAGCAAGTGTTGGCACACCAATAAAGGCTGTAAATGATGGTATAGTGCGTATCGCTAAGGATAGGTATTATGCTGGTGGATCCATAGTCATCGATCATGGCTATCAAATTTTTTCTCAATACTATCATCTTTCAGAGCTTAAAGTTAAGGTTGGACAAAAAGTTAAAAAAGGACAAATTATCGCTTTAAGTGGTGATAGCGGCAGAGTTACGGGTGCGCACTTGCATTTTGGTATTTTTGCTGGTGGCACCCAAGTTGATCCTATAGATTTTATCAATAAATTTAATGCTTTATTTACCCAGCAACACTCACACTGA
- the glyS gene encoding glycine--tRNA ligase subunit beta — MDQKLLIEVGTEELPAIPLLKELDNISKKWQIVLEKYALASEFEFFYTPRRLVLFHKSFKTQQENSFAEFIGAPKELAYKDGVLSAAAKSFMQKTGLKENELEFKEIKGKEVLYHKKEIQGVKSSKLLAQMIEEWLKSLNFGKTMRWGNGEYEFIRAIRSFVCILGDELIEFESYGVKSAKKSFVHRSVSYEALEFKTIDEYFKLLKDNFVILDQEQRKEKILAEFKELEAKHKLSIAEDIELLAEVVAITEYPKALLGSFEPEFLEIPSEVIITSMRENQRYFSVFDKNKLSNHFIVVANAVCKDYKQIIMGNERVLRARLSDAMFFWQNDIKTGLQPNKLSNIMYMQELGTMLDKVAREKKIASFLCQSYDLSSKEQEILKALDYAKCDLLTQMVYEFGELQGVMGYYYAKKMNLSEEIAEAIKEQYLPNAEKDPLPSSEFSSIVALSYKLDTLMGLFSIGKIPSGTKDPYALRRAANGILKIVFKLQKSLKLKNLLDNLSLNYKSFDTRILYDFMLERLYTFYPVNASFIKAVLSSQNDDLLHIDASIKALIELSNKENFNENFTTFKRLANIASENSAKIDEKLFEHKAENTLFEAFKKCDLNAKPKVVLESLFALKPYIDDFFDKVMINTQDSQIKNNRQALVYSIYKAFLNIADIKELSV; from the coding sequence ATGGATCAAAAACTACTCATAGAAGTTGGCACAGAAGAACTACCTGCCATACCTTTGCTTAAAGAACTTGATAATATCAGCAAAAAATGGCAAATCGTGCTTGAAAAATACGCTCTAGCAAGTGAATTTGAGTTTTTTTATACCCCAAGAAGATTAGTACTTTTTCACAAAAGCTTTAAAACCCAGCAAGAAAACAGCTTTGCTGAGTTTATAGGAGCACCAAAAGAGCTTGCTTACAAAGATGGTGTTTTAAGTGCAGCGGCAAAAAGCTTTATGCAAAAAACAGGTTTAAAAGAAAACGAGCTTGAATTTAAAGAGATTAAAGGCAAAGAAGTTTTATATCACAAAAAAGAAATTCAAGGTGTAAAAAGTAGCAAGCTCTTAGCACAAATGATAGAAGAATGGCTTAAAAGCCTTAATTTTGGCAAAACTATGCGTTGGGGTAATGGCGAGTATGAGTTTATCCGTGCGATTCGCTCCTTTGTGTGTATTTTAGGAGATGAATTAATCGAGTTTGAAAGCTATGGTGTAAAAAGTGCAAAAAAAAGCTTCGTGCATAGAAGTGTAAGCTATGAAGCCTTAGAATTTAAGACTATAGACGAGTATTTTAAGCTTTTAAAAGATAATTTTGTCATTCTTGATCAAGAGCAAAGAAAAGAAAAAATCCTTGCTGAATTTAAAGAACTTGAAGCAAAACACAAACTTAGCATTGCTGAAGATATAGAGCTTTTAGCAGAAGTTGTTGCCATCACTGAATACCCAAAAGCCCTTTTAGGTAGTTTTGAGCCTGAGTTTTTAGAAATTCCAAGTGAGGTTATCATCACTTCTATGCGTGAAAATCAACGTTATTTTAGCGTCTTTGATAAAAACAAGCTCAGCAATCATTTCATCGTTGTTGCAAATGCGGTATGCAAAGATTATAAGCAAATCATCATGGGTAATGAAAGAGTATTAAGAGCAAGGCTTAGCGATGCGATGTTTTTCTGGCAAAATGATATAAAAACAGGACTTCAGCCAAATAAGCTTTCAAATATCATGTATATGCAAGAGCTTGGCACCATGCTTGATAAGGTTGCTAGGGAAAAGAAAATCGCTTCATTTTTGTGTCAAAGTTATGATTTAAGTTCTAAAGAACAAGAGATATTAAAGGCACTAGATTATGCTAAATGTGATTTACTTACTCAAATGGTTTATGAATTTGGCGAGCTTCAAGGCGTGATGGGGTATTATTATGCTAAAAAGATGAACTTGAGTGAAGAAATAGCTGAGGCTATTAAAGAACAATACCTACCAAATGCTGAAAAAGATCCTTTACCAAGTAGTGAGTTTTCAAGCATAGTTGCACTTTCTTATAAGCTTGATACGCTTATGGGGCTTTTTAGCATAGGCAAAATCCCAAGTGGCACTAAGGATCCTTATGCTTTAAGGCGCGCTGCAAATGGGATTTTAAAGATTGTTTTTAAGCTTCAAAAAAGCTTAAAACTTAAAAATTTACTTGATAACTTAAGCCTAAATTATAAAAGCTTTGATACAAGAATTTTATATGATTTCATGCTTGAAAGACTTTATACTTTTTATCCGGTAAATGCTTCTTTTATAAAGGCGGTTTTAAGCTCACAAAATGATGATTTACTTCACATTGATGCAAGCATTAAAGCCTTAATAGAGCTTAGCAACAAAGAAAATTTTAATGAAAATTTTACAACCTTTAAAAGACTTGCTAATATAGCAAGCGAAAACTCAGCCAAAATTGATGAAAAGCTTTTTGAACACAAGGCCGAAAACACACTTTTTGAGGCTTTTAAGAAATGCGATTTAAATGCTAAGCCTAAGGTGGTGCTTGAAAGCTTATTTGCTTTAAAGCCTTATATTGATGATTTTTTTGATAAGGTGATGATTAATACTCAAGATAGCCAGATCAAAAACAATCGCCAAGCTTTGGTTTATAGTATTTACAAGGCTTTTTTAAATATAGCTGATATTAAGGAGTTGAGCGTATGA
- a CDS encoding HAD family hydrolase, which translates to MINVIFDMDGTLINSANAISSAVNEIRADLKLAPLEPRFIMQTINTPGKDWAKILYDIDKFEHSSFKDGFERYFIKHYQKSVLLYDGVVEVLEFLKSKNCYLAIATNAPQSSLTQILNKHNILPFFSKVLGVSLGIEPKPHPMMLQLISDEAPFEKSVFVGDSDKDKQAAQNANMPYFHAKWGEEKCQKDEFKNADELIELLHTQMEA; encoded by the coding sequence ATGATTAATGTTATTTTTGATATGGACGGCACCTTAATCAATAGTGCAAATGCCATAAGCTCAGCTGTCAATGAAATCAGAGCGGATTTAAAACTTGCTCCTCTTGAGCCTCGTTTTATCATGCAAACCATAAACACACCAGGTAAAGACTGGGCAAAAATCTTGTATGATATAGATAAATTTGAGCATTCAAGCTTTAAAGATGGCTTTGAGCGGTATTTTATCAAACATTATCAAAAAAGCGTGCTTTTATATGATGGAGTTGTAGAAGTACTTGAGTTTTTAAAAAGCAAAAACTGCTACCTAGCCATAGCTACAAATGCCCCGCAAAGCTCTTTAACACAAATTTTAAACAAGCATAATATCCTGCCCTTTTTTAGCAAGGTTTTAGGCGTATCCTTAGGTATAGAGCCAAAGCCACACCCTATGATGCTACAGCTTATCAGCGATGAAGCGCCTTTTGAAAAAAGTGTATTTGTAGGCGATAGTGATAAGGACAAACAAGCAGCACAAAATGCTAATATGCCTTATTTTCACGCTAAATGGGGCGAAGAAAAGTGCCAAAAAGATGAGTTTAAAAACGCTGATGAACTCATCGAACTTTTACACACTCAAATGGAAGCATAA